In one Planctomycetota bacterium genomic region, the following are encoded:
- a CDS encoding c-type cytochrome, which produces MPMLPGRWRWSTALVVWVSYCAAAAPGRGADPAPGGSGERRVPWVGSRITGTPEPPPPYGTEALFPGLRFDHPTAVVRLPGTDRLVVTEEKGKVYTFRAVAGGDEPPRADLALDLGAVPGLDHVFDIAFHPRFADNRFCYVVYALTPKLPEGTRVSRFTVSASDPPVIDPASEQVVITWLSGGHNGSALVFGADGMLYVSAGDSGDATPPDASLTGQSIHDLLASVLRIDVDRTTPASGTAPALAYAIPSDNPFVGRPGARGEVWAYGLRNPWRMCFDEAGRLLVADVGWELWEMLYDVKRGGNYGWSIMEGSQPVVGDRPRGPEPIEAPLVAQPHTVARSITGGHVVASSRLPELTGAYVYGDYVTGRIWGLRYDGTRVTEHRELADTSLALSSFGLDHAGDPLLLDYDSGTLHRLVPQPAPPANAAFPTRLSDTGLFADTASAGPAPGVVPYSISAEAWADGTAATRLVALPGDSLLTVEDRQNPQQGFIRGKYRFPADGVLAKTIALETRPGDPSSRRRIETQILHFTGADWNAYSYLWNEAQTDADMVPADGATVRLTLAADGPAATQTREYRVVGRTECLICHTTRGGSLYGFIPAQLARAVPRPEGTPGDGATVDQLALFHELGLLAAPPAAGLVAPADPYDPAADLTARARSYLQMNCAHCHLRGGGGASEFDVRADMALERTRLVDQRPVHGDLGIADARLVAPGDPTRSVLYYRMATLGRGRMPHFGSTVVDERGLALIGDWIASLAAAVAAEGAAAAAFTPPAEPTPGAALRVLRDLETGVFDEPARRAAIAWGTGQSDPRLRDLFLRFVPEEARPRRLGSEIRAEDLLALRGDAERGRRLYMTGALSCRTCHRIGADGGDVGPALTDVGRRLSAAQIVDSLVEPSKSIDPKYATWYVEAADGTVHTGLLQERSEERIVLRDTQGRDHPIARGDVEVFVSQPVSLMPTHLLRDLSAEEAADLLAYLGSCR; this is translated from the coding sequence ATGCCCATGCTTCCCGGTCGTTGGAGGTGGTCGACCGCCCTGGTCGTGTGGGTGTCGTACTGCGCCGCTGCCGCGCCCGGCCGGGGCGCCGACCCCGCGCCCGGTGGGTCGGGGGAGCGGCGCGTTCCGTGGGTCGGTTCGCGGATCACCGGCACCCCCGAGCCGCCCCCACCCTATGGGACCGAGGCGCTGTTCCCCGGGCTGCGGTTTGACCATCCGACGGCCGTCGTCCGCCTCCCCGGTACCGACCGTTTGGTCGTCACCGAAGAGAAGGGGAAGGTGTACACGTTCCGCGCGGTGGCCGGCGGCGACGAGCCCCCCCGGGCCGATCTCGCCCTCGACCTCGGCGCCGTGCCGGGGCTCGACCATGTCTTCGACATCGCCTTCCACCCGCGCTTCGCCGACAACCGCTTCTGTTACGTCGTCTACGCCCTGACGCCGAAGCTTCCGGAGGGGACGCGCGTCTCGCGCTTCACGGTGTCGGCCAGCGATCCGCCGGTCATCGATCCGGCCAGCGAGCAGGTCGTGATCACGTGGCTGTCGGGGGGCCACAACGGCAGCGCGCTGGTCTTCGGCGCCGACGGGATGCTGTACGTCTCGGCTGGTGACAGCGGCGATGCCACGCCCCCGGACGCCTCGCTCACCGGCCAGTCGATCCACGATCTCCTCGCCTCGGTGCTGCGGATCGACGTCGACCGGACGACGCCGGCCAGCGGCACGGCGCCGGCGTTGGCCTACGCGATTCCCTCCGACAATCCCTTCGTCGGGCGCCCCGGAGCCCGCGGCGAGGTGTGGGCCTACGGCCTGCGCAACCCCTGGCGGATGTGCTTCGACGAGGCCGGCCGGCTGCTCGTCGCCGACGTCGGCTGGGAGCTGTGGGAGATGCTCTACGACGTCAAGCGCGGCGGCAACTACGGCTGGAGCATCATGGAGGGATCGCAGCCGGTCGTCGGCGACCGGCCCCGCGGGCCCGAGCCGATCGAAGCGCCGCTGGTCGCGCAGCCCCACACCGTCGCCCGGTCGATCACCGGGGGGCACGTCGTCGCCTCGTCGCGGCTGCCGGAGCTGACCGGTGCCTACGTGTATGGCGACTACGTCACGGGGCGGATCTGGGGACTGCGGTACGACGGCACGCGCGTCACGGAGCACCGCGAACTGGCCGACACGTCGCTGGCGCTGTCGAGCTTCGGCCTCGATCACGCCGGCGACCCGCTCCTCCTCGACTACGACAGCGGCACGCTCCACCGCCTCGTGCCGCAGCCGGCCCCTCCGGCCAACGCCGCCTTCCCGACGCGCCTCAGCGACACCGGCCTGTTTGCCGACACGGCCAGCGCCGGCCCGGCACCCGGAGTCGTGCCCTATTCGATCAGCGCCGAAGCCTGGGCCGACGGCACGGCGGCAACCAGGCTCGTCGCCCTCCCCGGCGACTCGCTTCTCACGGTCGAGGACCGGCAGAACCCGCAGCAGGGGTTCATCCGCGGCAAGTACCGGTTTCCCGCCGACGGCGTCCTCGCCAAGACGATCGCGCTCGAGACGCGCCCCGGCGATCCGTCGAGCCGGCGGCGGATCGAGACGCAGATCCTCCACTTCACGGGCGCCGACTGGAACGCCTACTCCTACCTGTGGAACGAGGCCCAGACCGATGCCGACATGGTGCCGGCCGACGGGGCGACGGTGCGCCTGACGCTGGCCGCCGACGGTCCGGCCGCAACTCAGACGCGCGAGTACCGCGTCGTCGGCCGCACCGAGTGCCTGATCTGCCATACGACGCGCGGCGGATCGCTGTATGGTTTCATCCCCGCGCAGCTCGCCCGGGCCGTGCCCCGGCCCGAAGGCACTCCCGGAGACGGGGCCACGGTGGACCAGCTCGCGCTGTTTCACGAGCTGGGCCTCCTCGCCGCGCCCCCCGCGGCGGGGCTCGTGGCGCCGGCCGATCCCTACGATCCCGCCGCCGACCTCACCGCCCGGGCGCGGAGCTACCTGCAGATGAACTGCGCCCACTGCCACCTCCGGGGCGGCGGCGGGGCCTCGGAGTTCGACGTCCGCGCCGACATGGCCCTCGAGCGGACGCGCCTTGTCGACCAGCGCCCAGTCCACGGTGACCTCGGGATCGCCGACGCCCGGCTCGTGGCGCCCGGCGATCCGACGCGCTCGGTCCTCTATTACCGGATGGCGACGCTCGGCCGTGGCCGGATGCCGCATTTCGGTTCCACGGTGGTTGACGAGCGCGGCCTGGCGCTGATCGGCGACTGGATCGCGAGCCTCGCCGCCGCCGTGGCGGCGGAGGGGGCCGCGGCGGCCGCGTTTACCCCGCCGGCGGAGCCGACACCGGGGGCGGCGCTTCGCGTGCTGCGGGACCTCGAGACCGGAGTGTTCGACGAGCCGGCCCGGCGCGCGGCGATCGCCTGGGGCACCGGCCAGTCCGACCCGCGGCTCCGCGACCTGTTTTTGCGCTTCGTTCCCGAGGAGGCTCGGCCGCGGCGGCTCGGCAGCGAGATTCGCGCCGAAGACCTGCTCGCGCTGCGTGGCGACGCCGAGCGCGGCCGGCGCCTGTACATGACAGGCGCGCTGTCGTGCCGCACCTGCCACCGGATCGGCGCCGACGGCGGCGACGTGGGGCCGGCCCTCACCGATGTCGGCCGGCGCCTGTCCGCCGCACAGATCGTCGACAGCCTCGTCGAGCCGTCGAAGTCGATCGACCCGAAATATGCCACCTGGTACGTGGAAGCGGCCGACGGCACGGTCCACACCGGCCTGCTCCAGGAGCGCTCCGAAGAGCGGATCGTGCTCCGCGACACCCAGGGGCGCGACCACCCGATCGCCCGCGGCGATGTCGAGGTGTTCGTCAGTCAGCCGGTCTCGTTGATGCCCACGCACCTCCTTCGCGACCTGTCCGCGGAGGAGGCTGCCGATCTGCTCGCCTACCTGGGGAGTTGCCGATGA
- a CDS encoding DUF885 domain-containing protein: MNAVFPSRARASRCLLVAVVSLGAVAFAGAAAPARGESADERLAAFFQAHLDATFALRPLDATLLGDHRFDHLLDDISAPARARWLELWKGQLAKLDAAFATADLSADGRLDRDILRDDLVRNIWLAENEPAFEQDARVYGSYSTDSVFSLLTQSTLPKETNVANCIARMKLVPALLETARTSLTDPAPTMLETANQQNRGSIAFYEKQIFDLVGESPQLPALRAAAVPVVAALRRHQEFLEKELLPKARGQWRLGPERFSKKLELVLDMGWDAERVVAEARREFERVRHDMAFVSRQLWHRFRPGRPVPPDDEAGRRELIATVVDAVNQDHGQPETLVRDARETVAGLCDFIRTRDILRLPEPDRCRIVEMPEFRRGNSLAYLENALPLDPQGASTYAISPPPSSWDAARVRSFLEEYNDRMLQILTIHEAYPGHYVQLKWSNRCPSLVRRVLQSGTFIEGWAVYTEQMMLDEGYGAGDPALRLMQLKFFLRAVANAILDHGMHCEDWSDERALDFLMNEAFQSEGEARLKIVRAKQSSVQLSTYFAGRTAHHRLRQEIQREMVDAFDLGRYHEAVLSNGSVPVKYLPQLVRERLKQPR, translated from the coding sequence ATGAACGCCGTCTTTCCGAGCCGCGCGCGTGCGTCGCGGTGCTTGCTGGTGGCCGTCGTGAGCCTGGGGGCCGTCGCGTTCGCCGGCGCGGCCGCGCCGGCGCGCGGCGAATCGGCCGACGAGCGGCTGGCGGCATTTTTCCAGGCCCATCTCGACGCCACGTTCGCCCTCCGCCCGCTCGATGCCACGCTCCTCGGCGACCACCGCTTCGACCACCTCCTCGACGACATCTCCGCGCCGGCGCGGGCGCGGTGGCTGGAGCTCTGGAAGGGGCAGTTGGCGAAGCTCGACGCGGCGTTCGCGACCGCCGACCTGTCGGCCGACGGCCGGCTCGACCGCGACATCCTCCGCGACGACCTCGTGCGGAACATCTGGCTGGCGGAGAACGAGCCCGCCTTCGAGCAGGACGCGCGCGTCTACGGCAGCTATTCGACCGACAGCGTGTTCTCGCTGCTGACGCAGTCGACGCTGCCGAAGGAGACCAATGTCGCCAACTGCATCGCCCGGATGAAGCTCGTGCCGGCGCTGCTCGAGACGGCGCGGACGTCGCTCACCGACCCCGCGCCGACGATGCTCGAGACGGCGAACCAACAGAATCGCGGCTCGATCGCGTTTTACGAGAAGCAGATCTTCGACCTCGTCGGCGAGTCGCCGCAGCTGCCGGCGCTCCGCGCCGCGGCCGTGCCGGTGGTCGCGGCCCTGCGCCGCCACCAGGAATTCCTCGAGAAGGAGCTGCTGCCCAAGGCGCGGGGCCAGTGGCGGCTCGGCCCGGAGAGGTTCTCGAAGAAGCTGGAATTGGTCCTCGACATGGGGTGGGACGCCGAGCGCGTCGTCGCCGAGGCACGGCGCGAGTTCGAGCGCGTGCGCCACGACATGGCGTTCGTCTCCCGGCAGTTGTGGCACCGCTTCCGGCCGGGCCGCCCGGTGCCGCCGGACGACGAAGCCGGCCGGCGCGAACTGATCGCCACGGTGGTCGACGCCGTCAACCAGGACCACGGCCAGCCGGAGACGCTCGTGCGCGACGCGCGCGAGACGGTGGCGGGGCTGTGCGACTTCATCCGCACGCGCGACATCCTCCGCCTCCCCGAGCCCGACCGCTGCCGGATCGTCGAGATGCCGGAGTTCCGCCGGGGCAATTCGCTGGCCTACCTGGAAAACGCGCTGCCGCTCGATCCGCAGGGGGCGAGCACCTACGCGATCAGCCCGCCGCCGTCGTCGTGGGACGCCGCCCGGGTGCGGAGCTTCCTCGAGGAATACAACGACCGGATGCTGCAGATCCTCACGATCCACGAGGCCTATCCAGGCCACTACGTGCAGCTCAAGTGGTCCAACCGCTGCCCGTCGCTGGTGCGGCGCGTGCTCCAGTCGGGGACGTTCATCGAGGGGTGGGCGGTGTACACCGAGCAGATGATGCTCGACGAGGGCTACGGCGCCGGTGACCCGGCGCTGCGGCTGATGCAGCTCAAGTTCTTCCTCCGCGCGGTCGCCAACGCGATCCTCGACCACGGCATGCACTGCGAAGACTGGTCCGACGAGCGGGCGCTCGACTTCCTGATGAACGAGGCCTTCCAATCGGAGGGGGAGGCGCGGCTCAAGATCGTCCGCGCCAAGCAGAGCTCGGTGCAGCTCTCGACCTACTTCGCCGGCCGCACCGCCCACCACCGGCTCCGCCAGGAGATCCAGCGCGAGATGGTCGACGCCTTCGACCTCGGCCGCTACCACGAGGCGGTGTTGTCCAACGGCTCGGTGCCGGTGAAGTATCTGCCGCAGCTGGTGCGCGAGCGGTTGAAGCAGCCCCGGTAG